In bacterium, a single genomic region encodes these proteins:
- the radC gene encoding DNA repair protein RadC: MSDYPNRITDWPEEERPRERLLHCGPDALSEAELLAIILRVGAGRTTAVDLARQLISRFNGLRGLDAAPVAALREVKGMGDAKACQIKAALELAKRFSQQRWNRQEVRVQNSEEVYRYLHLRLRDLSREVFQVLFLTTRHDIITDRILFEGSLTESVVSPREIIAAALQDAAAAVILVHNHPSGDPHPSSEDKKVTEKIILACRPFDLTVLDHLIIGRDSYFSFADQGLIAG; the protein is encoded by the coding sequence ATGTCCGATTATCCCAACCGTATCACCGACTGGCCGGAAGAGGAGCGTCCGCGCGAGCGGTTGCTGCATTGCGGCCCGGATGCCCTCTCCGAGGCGGAGCTGCTGGCGATCATCCTCCGGGTCGGCGCCGGCCGGACTACTGCCGTCGATCTGGCGCGCCAGTTGATCAGCCGATTCAACGGCCTCCGAGGACTCGACGCCGCTCCAGTCGCTGCCCTGCGAGAGGTCAAGGGGATGGGCGACGCCAAAGCCTGCCAGATCAAGGCCGCTCTTGAACTGGCCAAACGCTTCAGCCAGCAGCGCTGGAACCGGCAGGAGGTGCGGGTTCAGAATTCCGAAGAGGTCTACCGCTATCTCCATCTGCGTCTCCGCGACCTCTCCCGTGAGGTCTTCCAGGTCCTCTTCCTCACCACCCGGCATGACATCATCACCGACCGGATTCTGTTTGAGGGTTCGCTCACCGAGAGTGTAGTCTCGCCGCGCGAGATCATCGCCGCGGCTCTGCAGGATGCCGCGGCGGCGGTTATCCTCGTCCACAACCATCCCAGCGGCGATCCCCATCCCTCTTCAGAGGATAAAAAAGTGACGGAGAAAATCATTCTGGCCTGTCGGCCCTTTGATCTGACCGTACTCGATCATCTGATCATCGGCCGGGATTCCTACTTCAGCTTCGCGGATCAGGGATTGATTGCAGGGTAG
- a CDS encoding phospholipase D-like domain-containing protein, with protein MRARAKKNGLTLQAYAGTTGVLLAMNTSSARRKGLLGFAIEREGPASGRVRWLQGLLRFPGETADLNTPVDSNLGPIQKYRWSDYAVYPATPYRYQVYGVYGRPGKLRYIEGPEVSLTTESLQQGTHQIIFNRAAAASQAYARRFGNVNPDDPGQEAARKWLSRGLHERLLAFFDQALDASWALDVAVYEVELPEVTAALAQALARGARVRIVYHARTADPQTTLNEQTLEPLPGYVKASRLTSAIFHHKFCVLSRIQGDGSCAPQAVLTGSTNFTANAVYRQANVLHIMEDATIAGRYLELFDKLFAGTPPGDTRTYINRVNPAVGGLSPQVLFSPRSHLTDLAEVIEIIQRAQRDLVFCTAFNLLDGIEEALLGEEESHVIRYGLQNSKSRITGTHRHARFVTPAFLNKGLEGFLRESIAGQEGNILIHLKTIITDFSSEEPTIITGSNNFSRSASASNDENLLIVSRETAVADIYVTEMMRLYDHYRFRYNTKATGGRGPAGRLVLAPNDHWTDRYYAPQSLEYFERMRFSRTAEA; from the coding sequence ATGCGCGCCCGCGCCAAGAAGAACGGTTTGACGCTGCAGGCCTATGCCGGCACCACCGGCGTCCTGCTGGCCATGAACACCTCGAGCGCCCGCCGCAAGGGCCTCCTCGGCTTCGCCATCGAACGCGAGGGGCCGGCAAGCGGCCGCGTGCGCTGGCTCCAGGGGCTGCTGCGCTTCCCCGGTGAAACCGCCGACCTCAACACGCCGGTCGACAGCAACCTCGGTCCCATCCAGAAATACCGCTGGTCCGATTATGCGGTCTATCCGGCCACGCCTTACCGCTATCAGGTTTACGGCGTCTACGGCCGGCCGGGCAAGCTCCGCTACATCGAAGGGCCCGAAGTGAGCCTGACGACCGAATCGCTGCAACAGGGGACGCACCAGATCATCTTCAACCGCGCTGCAGCCGCCAGCCAGGCCTACGCCCGCCGCTTCGGCAATGTCAATCCGGATGATCCCGGCCAGGAGGCCGCGCGCAAGTGGCTCTCCCGCGGCCTGCACGAGCGTCTCCTCGCCTTTTTTGATCAGGCCCTCGATGCCTCGTGGGCGCTCGATGTCGCCGTCTACGAGGTCGAGCTGCCGGAGGTCACCGCCGCCCTGGCGCAGGCGCTGGCACGCGGCGCCCGGGTCCGCATCGTCTACCACGCCCGCACAGCGGATCCCCAGACCACGCTCAACGAGCAGACACTCGAGCCCCTGCCCGGCTATGTCAAGGCCAGCCGACTCACCTCCGCCATCTTCCATCACAAGTTCTGCGTCCTCAGCCGCATCCAGGGCGACGGCAGCTGCGCCCCCCAAGCGGTCCTCACCGGCTCAACCAACTTCACCGCTAATGCCGTCTACCGCCAGGCCAACGTCCTCCACATCATGGAGGATGCCACCATCGCCGGCCGCTATCTCGAACTCTTCGACAAGCTCTTCGCCGGCACACCCCCCGGCGATACCCGCACGTATATCAACCGCGTCAATCCCGCCGTCGGTGGCCTCAGCCCGCAGGTGCTCTTCAGCCCGCGTTCCCACCTGACCGATCTCGCCGAGGTGATCGAAATCATCCAGCGAGCGCAGCGCGATCTGGTCTTTTGCACCGCCTTCAACCTGCTGGATGGCATCGAGGAGGCCTTGCTGGGCGAGGAGGAGAGCCACGTCATCCGCTACGGGCTGCAGAACAGCAAATCGCGGATCACCGGCACGCACCGTCACGCCCGTTTCGTCACGCCGGCTTTCCTGAACAAGGGACTGGAGGGATTTCTCCGGGAATCGATCGCCGGTCAGGAGGGAAACATCCTCATCCATCTCAAGACCATCATCACCGATTTCAGCTCGGAGGAGCCGACGATCATCACCGGATCGAACAATTTCTCGCGCAGCGCCTCGGCGAGCAACGATGAGAACCTGCTGATTGTCAGCCGCGAGACGGCTGTGGCCGACATCTATGTGACCGAGATGATGCGGCTCTATGACCATTACCGTTTCCGCTACAACACCAAAGCCACGGGCGGCCGCGGTCCCGCCGGCCGGCTGGTGCTCGCACCGAACGATCACTGGACCGACCGCTACTATGCCCCGCAGAGCCTCGAGTATTTCGAGCGGATGCGGTTCAGCCGGACGGCGGAGGCCTGA
- a CDS encoding stomatin-like protein, whose translation MLQPETLILIGIIILAIIILTRSAKVVPQKTVYIVERLGKYSGTLEAGFHILIPFIDRIRYIHSLKENAIDVPEQSCITKDNIQVDVDGILYYLIIDPVKASYGVNDYIFASIQLAQTTMRSEIGKIDLDKTFEEREKINAEIVSAVDKASLPWGLKVTRYEIKNIVPPPSIKDAMEKQMRAEREKRALIAESEGDKQAKINRAEGDKQEAIARSEGEKMKRINEAEGRAAEIERVALATARGIREIAAAITAPGGSDAVNLRIAEQYLNEFGKLAVKSNTMILPANLTDVAGTVATVARIFSETSKAMPEAPKS comes from the coding sequence ATGCTGCAACCCGAAACCCTGATCCTCATCGGCATCATCATCCTCGCGATCATCATCCTGACCCGGTCCGCCAAGGTCGTTCCGCAAAAAACCGTCTATATCGTCGAGCGGCTTGGGAAATACAGTGGCACCCTCGAGGCCGGATTCCATATCCTCATCCCCTTCATCGACCGCATCCGCTACATCCACTCCCTCAAGGAGAACGCCATCGACGTGCCTGAGCAGTCCTGCATCACCAAGGACAACATCCAGGTCGACGTTGACGGCATCCTCTATTATCTGATCATCGATCCGGTCAAGGCCTCCTACGGCGTCAATGATTACATCTTCGCCTCGATCCAGCTGGCGCAGACGACGATGCGCTCGGAGATCGGCAAGATCGACCTCGACAAGACCTTCGAGGAGCGAGAAAAGATCAACGCGGAGATCGTCTCGGCCGTTGACAAGGCCTCGCTGCCCTGGGGCCTCAAGGTGACGCGCTATGAGATCAAGAACATCGTCCCGCCGCCGAGCATCAAAGATGCGATGGAGAAGCAGATGCGTGCCGAGCGCGAGAAGCGCGCCCTGATCGCCGAGTCGGAGGGCGATAAGCAGGCCAAGATCAACCGCGCCGAGGGTGACAAGCAGGAAGCGATCGCCCGCTCCGAGGGCGAGAAAATGAAGCGGATCAATGAAGCCGAGGGCCGCGCCGCCGAGATCGAGCGCGTCGCCCTGGCCACCGCCCGCGGGATCCGCGAGATCGCGGCAGCCATCACCGCGCCCGGCGGCAGTGACGCTGTCAACCTGCGCATCGCCGAACAATACCTCAACGAATTCGGCAAACTGGCGGTCAAGAGCAACACCATGATCCTGCCGGCCAACCTCACCGACGTCGCCGGCACCGTCGCAACCGTGGCGCGGATCTTTAGCGAAACCAGCAAGGCGATGCCCGAAGCGCCGAAGAGCTGA
- a CDS encoding NfeD family protein, translated as MYGIDSAVVAWFLIGFFLILTELALPGFIVIFFGVGAWVTCLLLEIGLIRSFNAQLIVFLLASVASLVLFRKKGKAIFEGKKSGKLGPYESLDDFIGQGAEVAQTIEPGQPGGKVEFHGTLWNAESDQHLAPGEKVIILKRDNLTLVVQAQKK; from the coding sequence ATGTACGGGATCGACAGCGCCGTTGTGGCGTGGTTTCTAATCGGCTTTTTTCTCATCCTCACCGAGCTGGCCCTGCCCGGCTTCATCGTCATCTTTTTCGGCGTCGGGGCCTGGGTGACTTGCCTCCTGCTGGAGATCGGATTGATCCGCTCCTTCAATGCCCAGCTGATCGTCTTTCTCCTCGCCTCGGTGGCCTCGCTCGTTCTCTTCCGTAAAAAGGGCAAGGCGATTTTTGAGGGCAAAAAATCGGGCAAACTCGGCCCGTATGAATCGCTGGACGATTTCATCGGCCAAGGCGCCGAAGTGGCGCAGACGATCGAACCGGGTCAGCCGGGGGGCAAGGTGGAATTCCACGGCACCCTCTGGAACGCCGAGTCCGACCAGCACCTCGCCCCGGGCGAAAAAGTCATCATCCTCAAGCGCGACAATCTGACCCTGGTGGTCCAGGCTCAAAAAAAGTAA
- the efp gene encoding elongation factor P, whose translation MAAISEFRNGMAIRFNNDIWIITEFQHVTPGNWRAMVRTKLKNAKTGRVIDNTFRMTDNIEAVRLDEKEMQYLYESDGNLYFMDTETYDQTFIPTEMLGDQTRFLKEGGMCFIRFLEGVALTAELPNFIDFNVIEAEPGVRGDSASNVTKYCTIETGAKILVPLFIKEGDVIKIDTRTGKYLERVARG comes from the coding sequence ATGGCTGCAATTTCCGAGTTCCGCAATGGCATGGCTATCCGGTTCAACAACGATATCTGGATTATCACCGAGTTTCAGCATGTCACCCCGGGTAACTGGCGGGCGATGGTCCGCACCAAGCTCAAGAACGCCAAGACCGGGCGGGTGATCGACAACACCTTCCGTATGACTGACAACATTGAGGCGGTGCGCCTCGACGAGAAGGAGATGCAGTATCTCTACGAATCCGACGGCAATCTCTATTTCATGGATACCGAGACCTACGATCAGACCTTCATTCCCACCGAGATGCTCGGCGACCAGACCCGTTTTCTCAAGGAGGGCGGGATGTGCTTCATCCGCTTCCTCGAGGGTGTGGCGCTGACGGCGGAGCTTCCAAATTTCATCGATTTCAATGTCATCGAAGCCGAACCCGGTGTGCGCGGTGATTCGGCCTCGAATGTCACCAAGTATTGTACGATCGAAACGGGCGCCAAGATCCTCGTCCCGCTCTTCATCAAGGAGGGCGATGTGATCAAGATCGATACCCGCACCGGCAAGTACCTCGAGAGGGTTGCGCGCGGCTGA
- a CDS encoding GNAT family N-acetyltransferase yields MTVEHPVFHLCTTLDDFSKALMVRAIVFLEEQQVAYADEVDDLEYSALHILGEMEGEPMAAARMRFLGEYAKLERIAVRKGWRGRGLGHELVEYMLKIAREKGFHKFKMHAQAHLVEFYRMHGFEPKGEMFQEAKIDHYLMVREDR; encoded by the coding sequence ATGACTGTCGAACATCCGGTTTTCCACCTTTGCACCACTCTTGACGATTTTTCGAAAGCCCTGATGGTGCGCGCCATCGTTTTCCTCGAGGAGCAGCAGGTCGCCTATGCTGACGAAGTGGATGACTTGGAGTATAGCGCCCTGCACATCCTCGGCGAAATGGAGGGTGAACCGATGGCCGCTGCGCGGATGCGCTTTCTTGGCGAATACGCCAAACTGGAACGAATCGCGGTGCGCAAGGGTTGGCGCGGCCGCGGATTGGGGCATGAATTGGTCGAATATATGCTAAAAATCGCCCGGGAAAAGGGATTTCACAAGTTCAAGATGCATGCCCAGGCCCATCTTGTCGAATTTTACCGGATGCACGGCTTTGAGCCGAAGGGTGAGATGTTCCAGGAGGCGAAGATCGACCATTATCTGATGGTCCGGGAGGACAGATAG
- a CDS encoding class I SAM-dependent RNA methyltransferase — protein MPLRTEIPALPVSGRFDFNRSLAQHLRRHKATSLLPLDYATELEVKQGAFEQFWEQHRLPGKPERIVPSPLPRHYRTTSKRRIEIREGRVTAELDHIELEALPEQAHLVLLEPEAHRQIYTLLLGYLEKPAYREFARHVNFIIIRGTYEQHSVIFNVDQFDAEVIRKGKLLAEHLQASPIPILSAFMFLDPSRSDYYFESRRPDAPLHFKKLFGPETLSVEVESRRFHYAPTGFSQVNLAIVPDLVRTVRGLLPQDPEGILLDLYCGYGLFGLSLVAGYHGVAGFDAAPGGIRAAEENLRHLLPGANVVFTTTAIDGRTLRRLLPEAPERKEYVVLDPPRQGTEKGVIETLAARRPAAVVHIFCGIEQLPREVPSWLSAGYRIDRVVPLDLFPGTANLETCVLFTPRPAAPPQQAALPRPENAGRPAHRSRSHPQNGSGKPVRPRRPAPRSGAHPQDGSGKPARPRRPAPRSGSHPARRPGKHPIRRPDAQRGPGRKEAEK, from the coding sequence GTGCCCCTTCGCACCGAGATACCTGCACTGCCGGTTTCCGGCCGCTTCGATTTCAACCGCAGCTTGGCGCAGCACCTCCGCCGCCACAAGGCCACCTCCCTCCTGCCGCTCGACTATGCGACCGAGCTGGAGGTCAAGCAGGGCGCTTTCGAGCAGTTCTGGGAGCAGCATCGCCTCCCCGGCAAACCGGAGCGGATCGTCCCCTCGCCGCTGCCACGCCATTACCGCACCACCAGCAAGCGGCGCATCGAGATTCGCGAAGGCCGGGTGACCGCCGAACTGGACCACATCGAACTCGAGGCCCTTCCCGAGCAGGCGCACCTGGTGCTGCTTGAACCCGAGGCGCACCGGCAAATCTATACCCTGCTCCTCGGCTATCTCGAAAAGCCGGCCTACCGCGAGTTCGCCCGGCACGTCAACTTTATCATCATCCGCGGCACCTATGAGCAGCACAGCGTCATTTTCAACGTGGATCAGTTCGACGCCGAGGTGATCCGCAAGGGGAAACTCCTCGCCGAACACCTCCAGGCCAGTCCCATCCCCATCCTTTCGGCTTTTATGTTTCTCGATCCCTCGCGTTCCGACTATTATTTCGAGAGCCGCCGGCCTGACGCCCCGCTCCATTTTAAAAAACTCTTCGGTCCGGAGACGCTCAGCGTCGAGGTCGAGAGCCGGCGATTTCATTATGCCCCTACCGGTTTCTCACAGGTCAACCTCGCCATCGTGCCGGATTTGGTCCGGACGGTGCGCGGCCTGCTGCCGCAGGATCCCGAGGGGATACTGCTCGACCTCTACTGCGGGTATGGTCTCTTCGGATTGAGCCTCGTGGCGGGATACCACGGCGTGGCTGGTTTCGATGCCGCACCGGGGGGCATTCGGGCAGCGGAGGAGAATCTGCGGCATTTACTCCCCGGGGCGAATGTTGTTTTCACCACAACGGCTATAGACGGACGGACTTTGCGGCGGCTCTTGCCGGAAGCCCCCGAGCGGAAGGAGTATGTTGTCCTCGATCCGCCGCGCCAGGGGACGGAGAAGGGGGTGATCGAAACGCTCGCTGCGCGCCGTCCCGCCGCGGTGGTCCACATTTTTTGCGGCATCGAGCAACTGCCGCGCGAGGTGCCCTCTTGGCTGAGCGCAGGCTACCGGATCGATCGGGTGGTGCCACTGGATCTCTTTCCCGGCACGGCCAATCTCGAGACCTGCGTGCTTTTTACGCCGCGCCCTGCCGCGCCGCCGCAGCAGGCTGCACTGCCGCGTCCGGAAAACGCCGGCCGGCCGGCCCACCGGTCTCGCTCCCACCCCCAAAATGGCAGCGGCAAACCAGTACGCCCGCGCAGACCCGCCCCGCGCTCTGGCGCCCACCCCCAAGATGGCAGCGGCAAGCCGGCGCGCCCGCGCAGACCCGCCCCGCGCTCTGGCTCCCACCCGGCGAGGCGCCCGGGCAAGCACCCGATCAGGCGGCCGGATGCCCAACGTGGACCAGGAAGAAAGGAAGCCGAAAAATGA
- a CDS encoding glycoside hydrolase family 2 TIM barrel-domain containing protein, which produces MKPMTLLTSLFLLAAVACQSQTATLEPTLELRTVDGVTVPYQNNMPMPAFEKQQRPTISLAGTWRKKRFAANDALTLSNRAAAMPGILSESMGREGRDYNDSAWPVITLPAVENRMNAYEVQPEFYEDGVWYRRTFSVPDSLRGRYIKLIFYAVNYVADVWINGEYIGYHEGGYTPFAFDVSAVLNYGTDNTIALRIDNPAWGSRKDIVPFVKVDWFNYTGVIHDLYLEATDPVSIVRCQAVPQSTTGELLIRTVIGNQSENAQSATATLEIFKANVTAANQASEQAADLIGEPAAFSGTAETTLEIPVYNCRVWQTSLQIADPALWTPKNPNIYILRVTLRRDGKIIDRFHSQFGLRTLATSGNKVLVNGKPIFYTGVARHEDSPDYGRSIPVAKIFSDMQLLKKSLAVQFVRTAHYPNHPATYLFADRLGLAIEEEIPVWWFDDQEAWDIQNNVRHIHEQMWREMVFRDYNRPSIYLWSTCNECLDVDHRKIFIERVNAELDSLYPDGRFVTQSAAADRPGANDASQGACDVMGWTMYFGIFHGGAYGSGTASFLTKVATAWPDKPALCTEYGYWSTPDGSSEATQVKVFKDTFTELEARSAVTRTGTVRDSGMLMAATWWCAFDWYSHTQGNDSWQTMGLYHMDRVTKKKVAGELILRYLSYSITGGTVSAVKQPQEEAARPGSFRLTAAYPNPFNSRTVISYDLSQAAEVHLDLLNLRGEVVETLYRGMRPAGHFEQVWDSRSAASGLYLVRLRSGARAQMLKVTLLK; this is translated from the coding sequence TGGACGGGGTCACGGTCCCCTATCAAAACAACATGCCCATGCCGGCCTTTGAAAAACAGCAGCGCCCCACAATCTCCCTTGCCGGCACCTGGCGCAAGAAACGCTTTGCCGCCAACGACGCCCTGACCCTGAGCAACCGCGCTGCCGCAATGCCCGGCATCCTCAGCGAGTCCATGGGGCGCGAAGGCCGCGATTATAACGACAGCGCCTGGCCGGTCATCACCCTCCCGGCTGTCGAGAACCGGATGAATGCCTATGAGGTGCAGCCCGAATTCTACGAGGACGGGGTATGGTACCGCCGCACTTTCTCAGTTCCCGACAGCCTCCGCGGCCGCTACATCAAGCTGATCTTCTACGCTGTCAATTACGTCGCCGACGTCTGGATCAACGGTGAATACATCGGCTACCACGAGGGCGGTTATACGCCCTTCGCCTTCGATGTCTCGGCCGTCCTCAATTATGGCACCGACAACACCATCGCCTTGCGCATCGACAACCCGGCTTGGGGCTCCCGCAAGGATATCGTCCCCTTCGTCAAGGTCGACTGGTTCAATTACACCGGGGTCATTCATGACCTCTACCTCGAGGCCACCGACCCGGTCAGCATTGTCCGCTGCCAGGCCGTACCGCAATCGACAACCGGCGAGTTGCTGATCCGCACGGTGATCGGCAACCAGAGCGAGAACGCCCAGAGCGCTACCGCCACCCTCGAGATCTTCAAGGCCAACGTCACGGCCGCCAACCAGGCAAGCGAGCAGGCCGCGGACCTTATCGGCGAGCCCGCCGCCTTCTCCGGCACGGCCGAGACGACGCTCGAAATTCCGGTTTATAACTGCCGGGTCTGGCAGACGAGCCTGCAGATTGCCGATCCCGCCCTTTGGACGCCCAAAAACCCGAATATCTACATCCTCCGCGTCACTCTGCGCCGGGACGGCAAAATTATCGACCGCTTCCACTCCCAGTTCGGGCTCCGCACCCTGGCCACCAGCGGCAACAAGGTGCTGGTCAACGGCAAGCCGATCTTTTATACCGGCGTGGCGCGGCACGAGGACAGCCCCGATTACGGCCGCAGCATTCCGGTAGCCAAGATCTTCTCCGACATGCAGCTCCTCAAAAAGAGCCTGGCCGTCCAGTTCGTGCGCACGGCGCATTATCCCAATCATCCCGCGACCTATCTCTTCGCCGACCGCCTCGGTCTGGCCATTGAGGAGGAGATCCCGGTCTGGTGGTTTGACGATCAGGAGGCCTGGGATATCCAGAACAACGTGCGCCACATCCATGAGCAGATGTGGCGCGAGATGGTCTTCCGCGATTACAACCGGCCGAGCATCTATCTCTGGAGCACCTGCAACGAATGCCTTGACGTCGACCACCGCAAGATCTTCATCGAGCGCGTCAATGCCGAGCTTGACAGTCTCTACCCCGATGGCCGCTTCGTCACCCAGTCCGCCGCCGCCGACCGGCCCGGGGCTAACGACGCTTCCCAAGGCGCCTGTGATGTGATGGGCTGGACCATGTACTTCGGCATCTTCCATGGCGGTGCCTACGGCTCCGGCACCGCCAGTTTCCTCACCAAGGTCGCCACTGCCTGGCCGGACAAACCCGCCCTCTGCACCGAATACGGCTACTGGTCCACCCCCGACGGCAGTTCGGAAGCGACGCAGGTCAAGGTTTTCAAGGACACCTTCACCGAACTCGAGGCGCGCAGCGCTGTGACCCGCACCGGCACCGTCCGCGACAGCGGCATGCTCATGGCCGCCACCTGGTGGTGCGCCTTCGACTGGTACTCCCACACCCAAGGCAACGACAGCTGGCAGACGATGGGGCTCTATCATATGGACCGCGTCACCAAAAAGAAGGTCGCCGGCGAGCTGATCCTGCGCTATTTGTCCTACAGCATCACGGGCGGCACGGTCAGCGCCGTCAAACAGCCGCAGGAGGAGGCTGCCCGCCCCGGGAGCTTCCGCCTCACCGCTGCTTACCCGAACCCCTTCAACAGCCGGACGGTCATCAGCTATGATTTGAGCCAGGCCGCGGAGGTCCACCTCGATCTCCTCAACCTGCGCGGCGAGGTGGTTGAGACGCTGTACCGCGGAATGCGCCCGGCCGGCCATTTCGAGCAGGTCTGGGACAGCCGCAGCGCAGCCAGCGGCCTCTATCTGGTCCGGCTGCGCAGCGGCGCCAGGGCGCAGATGCTCAAGGTCACCCTGTTGAAATAG